A region of Plectropomus leopardus isolate mb chromosome 16, YSFRI_Pleo_2.0, whole genome shotgun sequence DNA encodes the following proteins:
- the LOC121955636 gene encoding syntaxin-11-like, with translation MRDMLERLQTISEEQDDSELEFDGPEYDVDKGTLCPQAVVFEESSAIDNILQEAYSIRKEISMLRLEVERLSTHNERFGTSVRRLTLLKKDSDSIARGIQQRGEALYVRLQALGKESSQLEEKEGPNAAVSRIARGQYDTLTRAFHDAMSDYNEAEEMQRRTCRGRIQRQASILGTEITDDQLDVMVDKGGEGWAELSQSLQTQGARSSRWALCEIKGRHKELVELEVRLKEVHDLFLNMAMLVEEQGSMINNIEANVSGTEEYVERVNIEIKRALQYKRKNPFQQCCPCLPCWRHNQTL, from the coding sequence ATGCGGGACATGCTGGAGAGGCTGCAGACTATCAGTGAGGAGCAGGACGACAGCGAGCTAGAGTTTGATGGACCTGAGTATGATGTGGACAAAGGGACTCTGTGTCCACAGGCGGTGGTGTTTGAGGAATCCTCAGCTATTGACAACATCCTGCAGGAGGCCTACTCCATACGAAAGGAGATCTCCATGCTCCGCTTGGAGGTGGAGCGTCTGAGCACACATAATGAACGCTTTGGCACCTCTGTGCGGCGCCTCACCTTACTCAAAAAGGACTCTGACTCCATCGCCAGGGGGATCCAGCAACGCGGGGAGGCTCTGTATGTCCGCCTTCAGGCCCTGGGTAAAGAGAGCAgccagctggaggagaaagaagGTCCCAACGCTGCTGTTAGTCGCATTGCCCGAGGTCAGTATGACACGCTGACCCGTGCCTTCCATGATGCCATGAGTGACTACAATGAGGCGGAGGAGATGCAGAGGAGGACATGTCGGGGGAGGATCCAGAGGCAGGCCTCCATACTGGGGACTGAAATCACAGACGACCAGCTGGATGTGATGGTGGACAAAGGGGGTGAAGGATGGGCCGAGCTGTCCCAGAGCCTGCAGACCCAAGGTGCACGCTCGTCCCGCTGGGCGCTGTGCGAGATCAAAGGCAGACACAAGGAGCTGGTGGAGCTGGAGGTCAGGCTGAAGGAGGTCCACGATCTGTTCCTGAATATGGCCATGCTGGTAGAGGAACAGGGTTCAATGATTAATAACATTGAAGCTAATGTGTCTGGCACCGAGGAATATGTTGAAAGAGTAAACATTGAAATCAAGAGGGCCCTACAGTACAAGAGGAAGAATCCTTTTCAACAGTGTTGTCCCTGTCTACCCTGTTGGAGACACAACCAAACTCTTTAG